In Musa acuminata AAA Group cultivar baxijiao chromosome BXJ3-9, Cavendish_Baxijiao_AAA, whole genome shotgun sequence, a single genomic region encodes these proteins:
- the LOC135650138 gene encoding protein phosphatase inhibitor 2-like isoform X2 codes for MIDDDGSLSPRRTFDACLDNSAHAEALITALNDVASSSKSSNGGWTSSEDETDAMEQDDDSEEDVARLSFKEHRKAHYDEFHKVKKLLRVGSLVVDEDGEGNSSQLNSRERGNSTLNGVKASNSCEIPNSMANKPNNGTASPV; via the exons ATGATTGATGACGACG GTTCTCTGTCACCAAGACGTACTTTTGATGCATGCTTGGATAATTCTGCTCATGCAGAAGCCCTAATAACCGCTTTGAATGATGTGGCTTCTTCAAGCAAAAGTTCCAATGGGGGTTGGACATCTTCTGAAGATGAAACTGATGCCATGGAGCAAGATGATG ATTCTGAAGAGGATGTTGCAAGGTTAAGTTTCAAGGAGCACCGGAAAGCTCATTATGATGAATTCCATAAGGTCAAAAAACTCTTGCGAGTGGGATCACTTGTAGTTGATGAGGATGGCGAAGGCAACAGTAGCCAGCTAAACAGCAGAGAGAGAGGCAACTCAACTCTGAATGGAGTGAAGGCATCTAACTCCTGTGAAATTCCAAATTCCATGGCAAACAAGCCAAACAATGGAACTGCATCCCCTGTGTGA
- the LOC103997035 gene encoding uncharacterized protein LOC103997035 gives MAAPRPLALFLVVLLLTSLPPAAEGLRLSQWGTLVSLSHSLLTRVANARAARDDLAGADRVRKIADKLSLLGGSGGGIWSLGRDFAWNYAWRGGGVPTAEISRATSRLLEALAEASRIESAAERSRWALRNYRHLVDLADSLFKSLLRTFSRSGPLREMVLAVQREVADGELLKDCLEIVAVDLEGLIRIVRDAFLSSSNVDEGEL, from the exons ATGGCGGCGCCTCGTCCACTCGCCCTCttcctcgtcgtcctcctccttaCTTCGCTGCCACCTGCGGCTGAAGGCTTGCGGCTCAGCCAGTGGGGCACGCTCGTCTCCTTGTCCCACTCCCTCCTCACCCGGGTCGCCAACGCCCGCGCCGCTCGGGACGACCTCGCCGGCGCAGACCGCGTCCGGAAGATCGCTGACAAGCTCAGCCTCCTTGGAGGTTCCGGAGGCGGGATCTGGTCCCTAGGACGGGACTTCGCCTGGAACTACGCCTGGCGAGGCGGAGGGGTCCCGACGGCAGAAATTTCCCGCGCCACCTCCCGTCTCCTTGAGGCTCTGGCGGAGGCGAGTCGGATCGAATCCGCCGCAGAACGGAGCAGGTGGGCGCTTCGCAACTACCGGCATCTCGTCGATCTCGCTGACTCCCTGTTCAAAAGCCTTCTCCGCACCTTCTCGCGATCG GGGCCATTGAGGGAGATGGTGTTGGCAGTGCAGAGGGAGGTGGCCGACGGGGAGCTGCTCAAGGACTGTTTGGAGATTGTCGCTGTGGACCTGGAGGGCTTGATTCGAATAGTTAGAGATGCATTCTTATCCTCCTCCAATGTAGACGAAGGGGAGCTCTAA
- the LOC103997033 gene encoding oil body-associated protein 2A, producing MASSDESPKPAAVAGGEGPTPPGKPMTLGQKVIDKGAEMLQSLKPVKQFKQHICSFALYGHDLTRQIETHHYCSRLNQDFLQCAVYDTDESSAHLIGVEYIVSDSIFNKLPPEEQKLWHSHAHEIKSGLLASPRMPEMLQKKELDDLSKTYGKFWCTWQVDRGDRLPLGAPALMMSPQGVNLGMVRPDLVKKRNDKYRISSEELKESRLGVEGPESTNPNADYWLKHRTGFAIDVVETVMKLRAPFP from the exons ATGGCGTCAAGCGACGAGAGCCCTAAGCCTGCGGCAGTGGCGGGAGGAGAGGGGCCGACGCCGCCGGGGAAGCCAATGACGTTGGGGCAAAAGGTGATCGACAAGGGGGCGGAGATGCTGCAGTCGTTGAAGCCCGTGAAGCAGTTTAAGCAGCACATCTGCAGTTTCGCCCTGTACGGCCACGACCTCACCCGTCAGATCGAGACCCACCACTACTGCTCCCGGCTCAACCAGGACTTTCTCCAGTGCGCCGTCTACGACACCGACGAGTCCTCCGCTCACCTCATCG GTGTTGAGTATATAGTCTCCGATAGTATCTTCAACAAGCTGCCGCCCGAGGAGCAGAAGCTGTGGCACTCCCACGCCCACGAGATCAAGTCCGGACTACTCGCAAGTCCCAGAATGCCGGAGATGCTGCAGAAGAAGGAGCTGGACGATCTGTCCAAGACTTACGGCAAGTTTTGGTGCACGTGGCAGGTGGACCGAGGCGACCGCCTCCCGCTGGGCGCCCCGGCGCTCATGATGTCGCCCCAGGGGGTGAACCTGGGCATGGTCCGCCCGGACTTGGTGAAGAAACGGAACGACAAGTACAGGATCTCGAGCGAGGAGCTCAAGGAGTCGAGGCTGGGCGTCGAGGGGCCCGAATCGACCAATCCGAACGCGGACTACTGGTTGAAGCACCGCACGGGCTTCGCCATCGACGTGGTGGAGACGGTGATGAAGCTCCGGGCGCCATTTCCATGA
- the LOC135650138 gene encoding protein phosphatase inhibitor 2-like isoform X1 — MRKGRVRWNEANLVEIEENKPVRQKITEPKTPYHPMIDDDGSLSPRRTFDACLDNSAHAEALITALNDVASSSKSSNGGWTSSEDETDAMEQDDDSEEDVARLSFKEHRKAHYDEFHKVKKLLRVGSLVVDEDGEGNSSQLNSRERGNSTLNGVKASNSCEIPNSMANKPNNGTASPV, encoded by the exons ATGAG AAAGGGTCGAGTTAGATGGAATGAAGCAAACTTGGTTGAGATTGAAGAAAATAAACCAGTGAGGCAAAAGATAACGGAGCCTAAGACACCTTATCACCCTATGATTGATGACGACG GTTCTCTGTCACCAAGACGTACTTTTGATGCATGCTTGGATAATTCTGCTCATGCAGAAGCCCTAATAACCGCTTTGAATGATGTGGCTTCTTCAAGCAAAAGTTCCAATGGGGGTTGGACATCTTCTGAAGATGAAACTGATGCCATGGAGCAAGATGATG ATTCTGAAGAGGATGTTGCAAGGTTAAGTTTCAAGGAGCACCGGAAAGCTCATTATGATGAATTCCATAAGGTCAAAAAACTCTTGCGAGTGGGATCACTTGTAGTTGATGAGGATGGCGAAGGCAACAGTAGCCAGCTAAACAGCAGAGAGAGAGGCAACTCAACTCTGAATGGAGTGAAGGCATCTAACTCCTGTGAAATTCCAAATTCCATGGCAAACAAGCCAAACAATGGAACTGCATCCCCTGTGTGA